From the Maioricimonas rarisocia genome, one window contains:
- a CDS encoding tetratricopeptide repeat protein, with amino-acid sequence MMSSRSAALVTLGLLILAGLTRPAHAAEPYLEFVQGLRERGYYDVALQYLGEIEQDANLPQDVRDRIPYERGVVLLEGARRLNNLDEQRKQLDKAQASFEQFVTDAPQHPLAGQANTERGRILMEKARVEIWDADDPANEGNRDAFRERARGYVQKAREIFQAAHDQHKAAWEKYPVFIPEEEKQARNARAEAEALYMQAQLDLAQCGYWEAQTYDRESAKWRELLTQASLDFEEIHTKYRSQIAGLYARLWQGKCFEEMDEIRMALGIYNELLEHDPNTASMQALQDQTLRFRLICLNHDKRKDYQLVVQEATDWLNEARSRARTTVGQGIKWELARALEHLGTDRTFSEAQQKNFLSQALNHARAINRYPGELKAPSGALIQRLMVALDRPEGDPKDFDTAYGLASQLLEETKSLNTQIEQAITKGQKKEAVELQTTLRATAAEMTRLYDIALKLADSGTDVDQVMIARLRLAWGYFLQEKFYESATVSGYVVLKYGSEFGEIAREAAFLQLVAFNHAYVNAPQDQRQFETDQIIAAAELLIEKFPNSDRATDARTTVANVYWNAKDYVKAAEWWAAVPSTATGFAKSQVQAGQAYWTAYTEAVGLPAAERPDAEALSDLRDKAETFIAKGVAEFEKQTPADAYPSELILGKLTLAQIRNLTGVYTTDKESGTVGAVELLTAEPHAVTTAVAVPEGQQRPQDPNNIKSSKIASFAYQQLLRAYIGMRDLDKAREARASLESAAAGDDAGALTQVYVAFGQELQRELEQLKAADETERLNEVRAGFESFLNDLFARKDGQTFNSLLWIAETYASLGEATEEDPTKSSQYFDKAASTYRDMLERAAADSTFFSKPQQESVVKLRLADSRRRQGDFEAAEQVMLEVVAENPNVPNVQFEAARLYQDWAASGQVDAWQKYETAIDGRSEPAPVWGWAKTAQLLQRNLMVNRGDEKLEQMHLDARYNLGESYYQFAREQSDDAAREKLLEKAHYAVEAFVRISGDLPDEEFERFDELYQKILADQGQPVVSLAEVVGTGPAAKPADGKPGPAKTAQATQTAAEGAPRESGGTNMLMVILLLVVGAGMVGGIYYMSVSQSKKRHAAVAAAAEKSGGKPRRRSKARV; translated from the coding sequence ATGATGAGTTCCCGGAGTGCCGCACTGGTCACCCTCGGCCTGCTGATTCTGGCAGGGCTGACCCGTCCGGCTCATGCTGCCGAACCATATCTCGAATTCGTGCAGGGGCTGCGGGAACGCGGTTACTACGACGTGGCCCTTCAGTATCTGGGCGAGATCGAACAGGACGCCAACCTGCCGCAGGATGTCCGCGATCGCATCCCCTACGAGCGGGGCGTGGTGCTGCTCGAAGGAGCCCGCCGCCTTAACAATCTCGACGAGCAGCGGAAACAGCTCGACAAGGCGCAGGCGTCGTTTGAACAATTCGTGACCGACGCCCCGCAACATCCTCTGGCCGGCCAGGCCAACACCGAGCGCGGCCGGATCCTGATGGAGAAAGCCCGCGTCGAGATCTGGGACGCGGACGATCCGGCGAACGAGGGCAATCGCGATGCGTTCCGCGAACGGGCACGCGGCTACGTGCAGAAAGCCCGCGAGATCTTTCAGGCGGCACACGATCAGCACAAGGCGGCCTGGGAGAAGTATCCCGTCTTCATTCCCGAAGAGGAGAAGCAGGCTCGCAACGCCCGGGCCGAGGCCGAAGCCCTGTACATGCAGGCCCAGCTGGATCTCGCGCAGTGCGGCTACTGGGAAGCCCAGACCTACGACCGCGAAAGTGCCAAATGGCGGGAACTGCTGACGCAGGCCTCGCTCGATTTCGAAGAGATCCACACGAAGTATCGCAGTCAGATTGCCGGACTGTACGCCCGGTTGTGGCAGGGCAAGTGCTTCGAGGAGATGGACGAGATCCGCATGGCGCTGGGGATCTACAACGAGCTGCTCGAACACGATCCCAACACCGCGTCCATGCAGGCTCTGCAGGACCAGACCCTGCGGTTCCGACTGATCTGTCTGAATCACGACAAGCGGAAGGACTACCAGCTGGTCGTTCAGGAGGCGACGGACTGGCTGAACGAGGCTCGCTCGCGGGCCCGCACGACCGTCGGCCAGGGAATCAAGTGGGAACTGGCCCGGGCCCTCGAACATCTCGGCACGGACCGCACCTTTTCGGAAGCCCAGCAGAAGAACTTCCTCTCGCAGGCACTCAATCATGCCCGCGCAATCAACCGGTATCCGGGCGAACTCAAGGCACCGTCCGGAGCGCTCATCCAGCGTCTGATGGTCGCACTCGACCGGCCGGAAGGAGATCCGAAGGACTTCGACACCGCCTACGGTCTGGCCAGCCAGCTCCTGGAAGAAACCAAGTCGCTCAATACGCAGATCGAGCAGGCGATCACGAAGGGACAGAAGAAGGAAGCGGTCGAACTGCAGACCACGCTCAGGGCGACGGCAGCCGAGATGACGCGGCTGTACGACATCGCTCTGAAACTGGCCGATTCGGGCACCGACGTCGACCAGGTGATGATCGCCCGACTGCGGCTCGCCTGGGGCTACTTCCTGCAGGAAAAGTTCTACGAATCGGCGACCGTCTCCGGGTATGTCGTGCTCAAGTACGGCAGCGAATTCGGTGAGATCGCCCGCGAAGCCGCGTTTCTGCAGCTTGTGGCATTCAACCACGCCTATGTGAACGCGCCGCAGGACCAGCGTCAGTTCGAAACGGACCAGATCATTGCAGCGGCCGAACTGTTGATCGAAAAGTTTCCGAACTCCGATCGCGCGACAGACGCCCGCACGACGGTCGCCAACGTCTACTGGAACGCGAAGGACTACGTGAAGGCCGCGGAATGGTGGGCGGCAGTCCCCTCCACTGCGACCGGTTTTGCCAAATCTCAGGTGCAGGCCGGGCAGGCCTACTGGACCGCCTACACCGAAGCGGTGGGACTTCCCGCGGCGGAGCGGCCTGATGCGGAAGCGCTCAGCGACCTTCGCGACAAGGCCGAGACGTTCATTGCGAAGGGCGTCGCGGAGTTCGAGAAGCAGACTCCCGCGGATGCGTATCCCTCCGAACTGATCCTCGGCAAACTGACGCTCGCGCAGATCCGCAACCTGACCGGGGTGTACACGACCGACAAGGAGTCGGGGACGGTCGGCGCCGTCGAACTGCTGACCGCTGAACCGCATGCCGTCACGACCGCCGTCGCGGTACCGGAGGGCCAGCAGCGTCCGCAGGATCCGAACAACATCAAGAGCAGCAAGATCGCCAGTTTCGCGTACCAGCAGCTGCTGCGGGCCTACATCGGCATGCGTGACCTCGACAAGGCCCGCGAAGCCCGGGCCAGCCTCGAGAGCGCCGCTGCTGGTGACGATGCGGGAGCCCTCACGCAGGTGTACGTGGCATTCGGCCAGGAACTGCAGCGGGAACTTGAACAACTCAAGGCGGCCGACGAAACCGAGCGGCTCAACGAAGTGCGGGCCGGGTTCGAGAGCTTTCTGAACGATCTGTTTGCCCGCAAGGACGGCCAGACATTCAATTCGCTGCTGTGGATCGCGGAAACGTACGCGAGCCTGGGTGAGGCGACCGAAGAGGACCCGACTAAGTCGAGCCAGTACTTCGACAAGGCCGCTTCGACCTACCGCGACATGCTCGAGCGGGCCGCTGCCGACAGCACGTTCTTCTCCAAACCGCAGCAGGAATCGGTCGTGAAGCTTCGGCTGGCCGATTCCCGCCGCCGTCAGGGAGATTTCGAGGCGGCCGAGCAGGTGATGCTCGAAGTCGTCGCCGAAAACCCGAACGTACCCAACGTCCAGTTTGAAGCGGCCCGCCTGTACCAGGACTGGGCGGCGAGCGGTCAGGTCGACGCCTGGCAGAAGTACGAGACCGCGATCGACGGTCGCAGCGAACCGGCACCCGTCTGGGGTTGGGCCAAGACCGCTCAGTTGCTGCAGCGGAACCTGATGGTCAATCGGGGGGACGAGAAGCTCGAACAGATGCATCTCGACGCCCGGTACAACCTCGGCGAATCGTACTATCAGTTTGCCCGCGAACAGTCGGACGATGCCGCTCGCGAGAAGCTGCTCGAGAAAGCGCACTACGCGGTCGAGGCGTTCGTGCGGATCTCCGGCGACCTGCCGGACGAGGAGTTCGAGCGGTTCGACGAACTCTACCAGAAGATCCTGGCCGATCAGGGACAGCCGGTCGTTTCGCTGGCCGAGGTCGTTGGGACCGGACCGGCCGCGAAGCCTGCCGATGGAAAGCCCGGCCCCGCAAAGACGGCACAGGCGACGCAGACCGCTGCCGAGGGAGCCCCGCGTGAGTCCGGCGGGACGAACATGCTGATGGTCATTCTGCTGCTCGTCGTGGGGGCCGGAATGGTGGGCGGCATCTACTACATGTCGGTATCACAATCGAAGAAACGCCACGCGGCCGTTGCCGCTGCGGCGGAGAAGTCCGGGGGCAAGCCCCGGCGGCGCTCCAAAGCCCGTGTCTGA
- a CDS encoding DUF1571 domain-containing protein — MQNMREAIEATTRRNWLRTTAQTATGLLAGAWVGSALMADSRIAARIEEAPSEHPLVPALQMAARSRDRLDAVEDYEATFVKSEVIGRRLTSSRMKLKLREKPFSVYLKFLEPHAGREVLYVANRNGGKLLVHEVGLASLVGTISLDPNGKLAMEENRYPLTMLGMRTMVDTVMQQWLSETKLDDISVNYFPKARVGKLHCKVIESTHASRRPETKFQMTRLYLDADSGLPIRVQQYGFPARQGDRAPLIEDYLYLDLETNVDLEDIDFDPSNARYGF; from the coding sequence ATGCAGAACATGCGAGAAGCGATCGAGGCCACCACACGTCGCAACTGGTTGCGGACGACGGCGCAAACGGCAACGGGACTGCTGGCCGGGGCCTGGGTCGGATCGGCCCTGATGGCCGACTCGCGAATCGCCGCCCGCATCGAAGAAGCTCCTTCCGAACACCCGCTCGTTCCCGCCCTGCAGATGGCCGCCCGCAGCCGTGATCGCCTCGATGCGGTCGAGGACTACGAGGCCACGTTCGTGAAGAGCGAGGTGATCGGCCGCCGGCTTACGAGCAGCCGGATGAAGCTCAAGCTCCGCGAGAAGCCCTTCAGCGTGTACCTCAAGTTCCTCGAGCCTCATGCCGGTCGGGAAGTGCTGTACGTCGCGAACCGCAACGGAGGCAAGCTGCTCGTTCATGAAGTCGGCCTGGCCTCGCTGGTGGGAACGATCTCCCTCGATCCCAACGGCAAGCTGGCCATGGAAGAGAACCGGTATCCGCTGACGATGCTCGGCATGCGGACCATGGTCGACACCGTCATGCAGCAGTGGCTCTCGGAAACGAAGCTCGACGACATCAGTGTCAATTACTTCCCCAAGGCGCGTGTCGGCAAGCTGCACTGCAAGGTGATCGAAAGCACCCACGCTTCGCGTCGCCCCGAAACGAAGTTCCAGATGACGCGGCTCTACCTCGATGCCGACAGCGGTCTGCCGATTCGCGTTCAGCAGTACGGCTTTCCCGCGCGGCAGGGTGATCGGGCACCGCTGATCGAGGACTACCTGTACCTCGACCTGGAAACGAACGTCGACCTCGAGGACATCGACTTCGATCCGTCGAACGCCCGCTACGGGTTCTGA